Part of the Acidobacteriota bacterium genome is shown below.
GCTCCCGCCAGTTGGTGGAGACGCCGTCGCTCTTCTTCGAGCTGGCTCTCGTAGACCACTTCCTGCATCAGCGCATGCTGGAAGACGTAGCTGTCCCGCTGGCCGCCGGGTACCTGGGCGAGGAATTCCTGCCGTTGGAGCTCGTCGAGCAGCGGTGCCAGGTCGTCCGCTCGCCGCCAAAGGCGCTGGAGAAGGTCGACATCGATCTGCTCCCCAAGCGCCGACGCGGTGCGCAGCAGATCCTTGTGTCGCGCCGGCAAGCGGTCGACCCGGCTCATGAGTAGGCCCTGGAGGGTATCCGGCAGCGGCTCGTCCCGGCCCTTGGCTGGCTTCTCGGACTGGTCCTGCTTTGCTGACTGGCCCTGCTTTGCTGACTGGCTCAGCTTTGCTGACTGGCTCTGCTTTGCTGACTGGCCCTGCTTTGCTGACTGGCGCAGCGAGCGCGCCAGCTCGATGAGGAAGAGGGGGTTGCCGTCCGCCTTGGCGAGGAGCTTGGAGACCTCCGGCGACCGGGCCTCCGCATCGTGCTCGATGAGACGGTCGACGATCTCCCGGCTCTCTTCCTCCCCTAGCCGCCGCAGGGCGATCTGCGTGCTGTAAGAAAGGTGGGACCAGCGGGGGCGGTAACCGGGGCGGTAGCTCAGCAGCAGCAGCACCGGCGCCGCCGACAGGCGCTCTACCAGCGAGGCGAGTAGCTCTTCCGAAGTGGCATCGATCCAATGCAGATCCTCGATCTCGAGCACCAGGAAGCGTTGCCGGCTCAAGGCCAGGAGCAGCGTGCGCACAGCCTCGAAGATCTTCTGTTGGATGACGAAGGGCTCCATTCCGCCGACCGCTGCCCGCGCCCCGGGCAGTCTGAGCAGGACTGCCAGGAACCGGGCCGTGGAATCCACCGTCTCGGGATCTCCGATCCCTCGACGCTCCAGCAGCCCGGCGAGCTCGGACTCGCTGGCCGGAGCCTCCGCCGCTCCCAAGCCTTGGCGAACCAAAGGCACCAGCGGCAGATAGGGGATCTGGGTGCCATAGGCCGAGCACTCGCTGCGCAGGTGCAGCGCCTCGTGCTGCGCCATCTCGACCGCAAACTCTTGCAGCAGGCGGGACTTCCCCACCCCACCGGATCCCGCAATGCCTACCACCTGCCCATGGCCGGCAGCGGCCTGGCGGGCGAGCTGTTGGAGGGTTTCCAGCTCGTGACGCCGGCCGACGAAGGTCCCGGCCGACGACCGATCATCTCCACTCTGCGGCCGAGCCTCAGATCGCAGTCGTAGCAGGCGCAAAGGCGGCGGGGAACCCGAGGGCGAACGCCAGCGGCCCTCCGCCAGCTCGTCGTCGGAGAATGCTTCGGTCTCCACCAGGGAGTCCACCAGCTCGGCCAGCTCGGCACTGATCAACATTTCCCCTCCGCGGGCGATGGACTGCAGATGCTCGGCGCGGCGGGTCGGGGCTCCAACGATGGTGGTCTCCCCCTGCCCCACCACCACGCTCCCCACGTCGAGCCCCATGCGCACCCGGGCTCCGCGAAGGGACGATTCTCCGGTCATCGCTCCGTGGAGGGCCAATGCCGCCAGCACGCAGCGCTGGGGATAGTCCTCCAGGCTCACCGGGGCACCGAAGAAGGCGCTGAGTCCCTTGCCGGGGATCGGCTGGATCCAGGCTTCGTAGGGCTCCAGCTCCGCCCGGGCGATGCGCAGGAAGCTCTGCAGAGCGCCGTGCTCGCTCTCCGGCGAGGCGCTCTCTCCGACCTCACCGAAGAGCAGCTCGCAGAAGAGCACCGCGGCGCGCTTCCGTTCCCCGGAGGCAGTCTTTGCCCTGGCATCTCCAGCCGCCGGAGCTTCTGGAGTCGAATGCTGCGCCGGTGGGGGCGATGCCGGCGCCGGCGCCGGCTCCTTCTG
Proteins encoded:
- a CDS encoding AAA family ATPase produces the protein MQCPRCSFENPPKSRFCGQCGSGLEVVCPACGSSCDPTFRFCNHCGTSLIVSGSVPDSSAEEGQKEPAPAPASPPPAQHSTPEAPAAGDARAKTASGERKRAAVLFCELLFGEVGESASPESEHGALQSFLRIARAELEPYEAWIQPIPGKGLSAFFGAPVSLEDYPQRCVLAALALHGAMTGESSLRGARVRMGLDVGSVVVGQGETTIVGAPTRRAEHLQSIARGGEMLISAELAELVDSLVETEAFSDDELAEGRWRSPSGSPPPLRLLRLRSEARPQSGDDRSSAGTFVGRRHELETLQQLARQAAAGHGQVVGIAGSGGVGKSRLLQEFAVEMAQHEALHLRSECSAYGTQIPYLPLVPLVRQGLGAAEAPASESELAGLLERRGIGDPETVDSTARFLAVLLRLPGARAAVGGMEPFVIQQKIFEAVRTLLLALSRQRFLVLEIEDLHWIDATSEELLASLVERLSAAPVLLLLSYRPGYRPRWSHLSYSTQIALRRLGEEESREIVDRLIEHDAEARSPEVSKLLAKADGNPLFLIELARSLRQSAKQGQSAKQSQSAKLSQSAKQGQSAKQDQSEKPAKGRDEPLPDTLQGLLMSRVDRLPARHKDLLRTASALGEQIDVDLLQRLWRRADDLAPLLDELQRQEFLAQVPGGQRDSYVFQHALMQEVVYESQLEEERRRLHQLAGATLEELYAERLETVYDRLVYHFPRAGDPDKTVYYLSRLAAQAVESYAHPEAAAALREAVAQAENLSQDRNRRALELVLQLCASLFPLARFGETLELLEAHQPRLETVENRGLEAGFYFWLAHTHSYLGHSEAAVENAHAAIRAAQESGDQAIEAKASYVLGRNGFWSGNFASGAEHSQRAVVLLERTGEAWWQGQAHWVAGFNRFALGEVEAALDELQRAQRIGEALDDYRVDSSWSIGYMRAALGDVEAGLEACRRGLASSQDPLNTAAAQGFLGFAHLRKGDFAKARRRLTEAVARMEEAGMSQLQGWFCAYLAEALLAAGEPEAAAEMAQQAIETASSVGFPFGEAIALRSLATVRMAQEQQEEAKELLQRALEMYRQLGARFKLGRTLLELAQLFHRTGQSLKAEQAAEEARTLFAELSLPQFLAKAEEFQRELAASPAPSGQGVTSR